GTGGACCGTTGCCGTTTTGCGGAGCGTAGTCGTCTTCGGCGGCGACGGACGCAACGAGCCCAACCGTCGAATGACGGCGCGCGTATTCGGTCAAGAGCTTCTCGGCATGCGAGAGGGCCGTCTCGCCGACCGCGAGCGCTGCTGCAATGGTCCCGTGTTCGCGAAGTGCGATTACGAGCGAACGTGTGTCGATATCGAGCAGCGTCGGAATGCGCTGTTGATCGAGCCACGAGCCCAAGTCGATTCGGCTCGTGTAATGCGACGGCTTACGCGAAAGCCGCTTGATGACTGCGCCGGCGACGCACACCCGGTTGTGCTGCATCGACTCGCCGCACACGCCGTAGTTTCCGATCATCGGGTAGGTGAACGTGAGGATTTGGCCGGCGTACGACGGATCCGTTAGGGCTTCTTCGTAACCCGTCATTCCGGTGTAGAACACCGCCTCGCCGAGGGCGATGCCTTCGACCGACAAGCCTTCGCCGTCGTAGCGGGAGCCGTCGGCGAGCAGTAATGAAGCCTTCACGCGTACGCCAAGGGCTCGATGATGCCGCGCTCCGCATGATATGCGAGGCGGCCGCCGACGACCGTCGCAACGATGCGGCGCTCGAACGTAAACCCGTCGAACGGCGTATTCTTACCTTTGGAATAGAATGTGCGCGCATCGACCGTCCACGGACGTTCTCCGAAGATCGTCACGTCCGCGCGCGCGCCGACGGCGAGCGTTCCGCCTTCGACGCCGAGAATTTGCGCAGGCCGCGTAGAGAGCAGCGTGATGAAGCGATCGAGCGGTAGATCCGGGATCGCGTGCGCGTATGCTCCAACCGCGACCTCGAGGCCGGAGAATCCGACCGGCGCGATAGAGAGCAATTGCGCCTTCTCTTCCATCGTATGTGGCGCGTGATCGGTCGCGAAAACGTCGATCGTTCCGTCACGGACGGCAGCCCGAAGAGCAGCCGAATCATCCGCACCGCGCAGCGGCGGCGCGACCTTGGCTCGGGCGTGGTAATCGACAAACAGATCGTCGTGCAGCAAGAGATGGTGCGGCGTGACCTCGCACGTTATCGCCGTCGAACGCGAGCGCGCCCAGCGAATGATGTCGAGCGACGTCGCAGTCGAGATGTGCGCGATGTGCCAGGGCTTGTGCGTATCGGCTGCGACGAGAATGTCGCGCGCGACGATGACGTCTTCCGCCAGACGGGGGCTCGCGGGCAGCCCCAGCATGGCTGAGTGCTTTCCCTCGTTCATCACCGCATCGCCGTGCAGCTCGTCATCGATGCAATGCGAGATGAACGGACCTTTCACGTCACGCGCGTAAAGCGCAGCGTTGCGAAGGACGCGCACGTTCTCCACGGTCGAACCGTCGTCGCTGAAGGCGACGGCGCCGGCCATCGCAAGTTCATGATATGGCGCGAGTTGTTCGCCTTTGCGTCCTTGCGTGATAGCGCCGATCGGATAGACGCGTGCCAACCCGGCTTGCGCGACCCGTTGTGCGATCTCGGCGATGACCGCCGGCGTGTCGATCGCGGGCGTCGTGTTGGGCATGCAGGCGACGGCGGTAAAGCCGCCGGCGACGGCAGCCGCGGTCCCGGTCGCGATCGTCTCTTTGTGCGTTTGCCCCGGCTCGCGCAGGTGCACGTGCATGTCGATGAAGCCGGGCGCGACCACGCAGTTCGTTGCGTCGATGATTTCGTGGCCACGTTCTTCGATTTGCTCCGAGATGGCACGGATGATGCCGCCGTCGATCGCAACGTCACGTACGGCGTCGAGGCCGCGCGACGGATCGATGACGCGGCCGCCGCGAATCAGGACTCTCATGCGCGCACCGCAGATCCGTTGACGAGCATATCGAGCGCCGCCATGCGGACGAATACGCCATTCGTCACTTGCGTCTCATAGCGCGAGCGCGGATCGGCCAGCGCTTCATCGGTGAGCTCGACACCCCGGTTATACGGGCCCGGGTGCAAGATGATGGCTCCCTTAGGCAGCACGCGCAGCCGTTGGGTGCCGAGCTGGTAGCCGATCGTATAATCCGCAAGGGCAGGGAGAAGCGAGGCTGCGATGCGCTCGCGCTGAATCCGCAGCATCATGACGGCGTCGACGTGCGGCAAGACGGCGTCGAAATCGCGCTCGATTCGCACGCCCTCTTGCGCGAAGGCGTCGGGCAAGAGCGTCGGCGGCCCGACGAGCGTAATGTCGATCCCGAGCATCTTCATGCCGACGATATTTGAACGTGCGACGCGCGAGTGCAGGATGTCGCCGACGATCGCGACGCGCAACCCTTCGAAGCGTCCGAACTCGGCGTGCAGCGTGGCGAGATCGAGCAGAGCCTGCGTCGGATGCGCGCGCGTCCCATCGCCTGCGTTGACGACGTGGCCGTCGAACGCTTCGGCCAGCCGCCGCGGAAATCCGGATTCATGATGGCGCACGACGATGACGCGCACGCCGATGGCCCGTAGCGTGATCGCGGTGTCTGCGATCGTTTCACCCTTGCCGAGACTCGAGGTTCCCGGAGCAAACGTGATAACGTCGGCGCCGACACGTTGCTCGGCAAGCGTGAACGAGGTCGCGGTTCGCGTGCTGGCCTCGAAGAACAGATTGAGAATCGGAACGCCGGCGAGCAGCGAGCGGTCGGGTAGCTGGGTTCGAAACTCTCCGGAACGGCGGATGACCAACGCGATTTCATCACGCGAAAGGTCGTCGATGTCGAGTAGGCTGCGCGGTGCTGACCTAGTTTGCATGCTCCCAGTCGGCGACTGACACATCATCGCTCGGTGTAGGTTGCGCGGCGAGACGAACGTCGATTCGTTCACGGCGGCTGGTGGGGATGACACGCCC
Above is a genomic segment from Candidatus Baltobacteraceae bacterium containing:
- a CDS encoding aspartate carbamoyltransferase catalytic subunit; this translates as MQTRSAPRSLLDIDDLSRDEIALVIRRSGEFRTQLPDRSLLAGVPILNLFFEASTRTATSFTLAEQRVGADVITFAPGTSSLGKGETIADTAITLRAIGVRVIVVRHHESGFPRRLAEAFDGHVVNAGDGTRAHPTQALLDLATLHAEFGRFEGLRVAIVGDILHSRVARSNIVGMKMLGIDITLVGPPTLLPDAFAQEGVRIERDFDAVLPHVDAVMMLRIQRERIAASLLPALADYTIGYQLGTQRLRVLPKGAIILHPGPYNRGVELTDEALADPRSRYETQVTNGVFVRMAALDMLVNGSAVRA
- a CDS encoding dihydroorotase — its product is MRVLIRGGRVIDPSRGLDAVRDVAIDGGIIRAISEQIEERGHEIIDATNCVVAPGFIDMHVHLREPGQTHKETIATGTAAAVAGGFTAVACMPNTTPAIDTPAVIAEIAQRVAQAGLARVYPIGAITQGRKGEQLAPYHELAMAGAVAFSDDGSTVENVRVLRNAALYARDVKGPFISHCIDDELHGDAVMNEGKHSAMLGLPASPRLAEDVIVARDILVAADTHKPWHIAHISTATSLDIIRWARSRSTAITCEVTPHHLLLHDDLFVDYHARAKVAPPLRGADDSAALRAAVRDGTIDVFATDHAPHTMEEKAQLLSIAPVGFSGLEVAVGAYAHAIPDLPLDRFITLLSTRPAQILGVEGGTLAVGARADVTIFGERPWTVDARTFYSKGKNTPFDGFTFERRIVATVVGGRLAYHAERGIIEPLAYA